A genomic segment from Pyxidicoccus trucidator encodes:
- a CDS encoding DUF4129 domain-containing protein, with translation MPSLSLLMLLAALPCAEREATTRLMEETAATRPTALPALVDGLSTRMGGMPLPPMEQDASAPERAKQLAGFLERACALEEAERSAPAALPASEPERLKAILDRPEFSRARQRHGDLVKRLMRELEAWMESLFESSEAQGFAVATRAVMLGLALALVLWGVLRLSAHRRFKPAAPGALTAAEAPLVLDSPGEHLRRARAALGADAREAIREGLLGLLSALEQKRLARPDRVKTNRELAAELPGRGAPAPVVSEVERLVGWYDRAFYSLAPVPEDEAARFVAAVEQLNGTLTLVGAP, from the coding sequence GTGCCGAGCCTGTCCCTGCTGATGCTGCTGGCCGCCCTGCCCTGCGCCGAGCGCGAGGCCACCACGCGGCTGATGGAAGAGACGGCGGCCACGCGTCCCACGGCGCTGCCCGCGCTGGTGGACGGGCTGTCCACGCGCATGGGCGGCATGCCACTGCCCCCCATGGAGCAGGACGCGTCCGCGCCCGAGCGCGCGAAGCAGCTCGCGGGCTTCCTGGAGCGGGCCTGCGCGCTGGAGGAAGCGGAGCGGAGCGCCCCGGCCGCGCTGCCCGCCAGTGAGCCTGAGCGGCTGAAGGCCATCCTCGACCGGCCGGAGTTCTCCCGGGCGCGCCAGCGGCACGGCGACCTGGTGAAGCGGCTGATGCGCGAGTTGGAAGCGTGGATGGAGAGCCTCTTCGAGTCCAGCGAGGCCCAGGGCTTCGCGGTGGCCACGCGCGCGGTGATGCTCGGGCTGGCCCTGGCGCTGGTGCTGTGGGGCGTGCTGCGGCTGAGCGCACACCGGAGGTTCAAGCCCGCCGCGCCAGGTGCGCTGACCGCGGCCGAGGCGCCGCTGGTGCTCGACTCGCCGGGCGAGCACCTGAGGCGAGCGCGGGCCGCATTGGGAGCCGACGCGAGAGAGGCCATCCGAGAGGGCTTGCTGGGCCTGCTGTCGGCGCTGGAGCAGAAGCGGCTGGCGAGGCCGGACCGGGTGAAGACGAACCGCGAGCTCGCAGCGGAGCTGCCCGGCCGGGGAGCTCCCGCGCCCGTGGTGAGCGAGGTGGAGCGGTTGGTGGGCTGGTATGACCGGGCCTTCTATTCACTCGCGCCGGTGCCGGAGGACGAGGCCGCGCGCTTCGTCGCGGCGGTGGAGCAACTGAACGGCACGCTGACGTTGGTGGGCGCGCCGTGA
- a CDS encoding DUF4350 domain-containing protein — MKNLRTTAAFGVLIALALAVGLATREEAPESLQPTVENTGAQGARALYLYLREGGRSVDAHTSSLESLPDATRTVVLAAPQGRPVSKDEVAALERFVQGGGTLVYLSPRELGKHQPALEDWLSLEQGPLMPASSRGLDSKMADAGGTTVDIWLGAGPLRGLSGLRVSQDRGLRLHHDDAVPLAGLGGAVAVWRWSLGKGEVYVLAGADLAENRRLELLDNLRFWDGLAARGPLLFDEFHHQLAPPPPLSRGIWVFVAQVLAVGLLYAVSRGTRFGAARPLRQERHRSALEYVRSMGWLMRRSKVERELLPELERALRQLMQERLGIPLALADADAARLMERGGQDYLDAKADLTRTHAQPTVRPADYARVARRYAHLERVVTGRESDARENAA, encoded by the coding sequence GTGAAGAACCTCCGGACCACGGCCGCCTTCGGAGTCCTCATCGCACTGGCGCTGGCGGTGGGACTGGCCACCCGCGAGGAGGCGCCAGAGTCCCTTCAGCCCACCGTCGAGAACACCGGCGCCCAGGGGGCCCGCGCGCTCTACCTCTACCTGCGCGAGGGCGGCAGGAGCGTGGACGCGCACACCTCCTCGCTGGAGTCGCTGCCCGACGCCACTCGCACGGTGGTGCTGGCCGCGCCGCAGGGCCGGCCGGTGTCGAAGGACGAAGTGGCCGCGCTGGAGCGCTTCGTCCAGGGGGGCGGCACGCTGGTGTACCTGTCGCCGCGAGAGCTGGGGAAGCACCAGCCCGCGCTGGAGGACTGGCTGAGCCTGGAGCAGGGCCCACTGATGCCGGCGAGCAGCCGGGGCCTGGACTCGAAGATGGCGGACGCGGGCGGCACCACGGTGGACATCTGGCTCGGCGCCGGTCCGCTGAGGGGCCTGTCCGGGCTGCGCGTGTCACAGGACCGGGGCCTGCGCCTGCACCACGACGACGCCGTGCCCCTGGCGGGCCTGGGCGGCGCGGTGGCGGTGTGGCGCTGGTCGCTCGGCAAGGGCGAGGTGTACGTGCTCGCGGGCGCGGACCTCGCGGAGAACCGCCGGCTGGAGCTGCTGGACAACCTGCGCTTCTGGGACGGGCTCGCGGCCCGGGGACCGCTGCTGTTCGACGAGTTCCACCACCAGCTCGCGCCGCCGCCTCCGCTGTCGCGAGGCATCTGGGTCTTCGTCGCGCAGGTGCTGGCGGTGGGTCTGCTCTACGCCGTGTCCCGGGGCACCCGCTTCGGCGCGGCCCGTCCGCTGCGCCAGGAGCGGCACCGCTCCGCACTTGAGTACGTGCGCAGCATGGGCTGGCTGATGCGGCGCTCGAAGGTGGAGCGCGAGCTGCTCCCCGAGTTGGAGCGCGCGCTGCGCCAGCTCATGCAGGAGCGGCTGGGAATCCCCCTCGCGCTGGCGGACGCGGATGCAGCCCGTCTCATGGAGCGAGGGGGACAGGACTACCTGGACGCCAAGGCGGACCTCACCCGGACGCACGCGCAGCCGACCGTGCGTCCGGCCGACTACGCGCGCGTGGCCCGCCGCTACGCGCACCTGGAGCGCGTGGTGACGGGCCGTGAGTCAGATGCTCGCGAGAACGCGGCCTAG
- the exoP gene encoding spore coat polysaccharide biosynthesis glycosyltransferase ExoP, translating to MRRSDDMDLARRALRGRDLVVFSNDWDGDPLSKVHIMKILSRENRILWVNSIGNRAPKANAHDAKRIFSKLEKFTQGIKEVQPNLFVLSPLAIPFYGSELVRGANRHLLRLQVLRAMKQLNFKKPISWSFLPASAPVSGTLGEEFVVYHCVDEFAAFSDTNGKHIAELEERLLRRADLCITSAERLRENKSKINPRTVLVRHGTDFTHFVKACDPATQIPADIANLPKPVIGFFGLVADWVDQEAIIATARAHPEGSVVIIGKTTPDCDDSKLRAEPNIHMLGRKPYADLPGYSKAFDVALMPFKLSELTLNANPLKVREYLASGLPVVSSDLPEVRKVGLCKIASGTEDFVRKVDECLAEGPGPSRERADKIFNESWDARVEEIRHHVGAALVADGKDL from the coding sequence ATGCGGCGCAGTGATGACATGGACCTGGCGCGCCGGGCGCTCCGTGGGCGCGACCTGGTGGTGTTCTCCAACGACTGGGATGGGGACCCGCTGTCGAAGGTCCACATCATGAAGATTCTCTCCCGGGAGAACCGCATCCTCTGGGTGAACAGCATCGGCAACCGCGCGCCAAAGGCGAACGCGCACGATGCGAAGCGCATCTTCAGCAAGCTGGAGAAGTTCACCCAGGGCATCAAGGAGGTGCAGCCCAACCTCTTCGTGCTGTCGCCGCTGGCGATTCCCTTCTACGGCTCGGAGCTGGTGCGCGGCGCCAACCGGCACCTGCTGCGCCTTCAAGTCCTGCGGGCGATGAAGCAGCTGAACTTCAAGAAGCCCATCTCCTGGAGCTTCCTGCCGGCGTCCGCGCCGGTGTCCGGCACGCTGGGCGAGGAGTTCGTCGTCTACCACTGCGTGGACGAGTTCGCCGCCTTCAGCGACACCAACGGCAAGCACATCGCGGAGCTGGAGGAGCGCCTGCTGCGCCGCGCGGACCTCTGCATCACCTCCGCGGAGCGGCTGCGGGAGAACAAGTCGAAGATCAACCCGCGCACGGTGCTGGTGCGGCACGGCACGGACTTCACGCACTTCGTGAAGGCGTGTGATCCGGCCACGCAGATTCCGGCGGACATCGCCAACCTGCCCAAGCCCGTCATCGGCTTCTTCGGCCTGGTGGCGGACTGGGTGGACCAGGAGGCCATCATCGCCACCGCGCGTGCCCATCCGGAGGGCTCGGTGGTCATCATCGGCAAGACGACGCCGGACTGCGATGACTCCAAGCTGCGCGCCGAGCCCAACATCCACATGCTGGGCCGCAAGCCGTACGCGGACCTGCCGGGCTACAGCAAGGCGTTCGACGTGGCGCTGATGCCCTTCAAGCTCAGCGAGCTGACCCTGAACGCGAACCCGCTGAAGGTGCGCGAGTACCTCGCCTCGGGTCTGCCGGTGGTGTCCTCGGACCTGCCCGAGGTCCGCAAGGTGGGCCTGTGCAAGATTGCCTCGGGCACCGAGGACTTCGTGCGCAAGGTGGACGAGTGCCTCGCGGAGGGCCCCGGCCCCAGCCGCGAGCGCGCGGACAAGATCTTCAACGAGAGCTGGGACGCTCGCGTCGAGGAGATCCGTCACCACGTGGGCGCCGCCCTCGTGGCCGACGGGAAGGACCTCTAG
- a CDS encoding glycosyltransferase family 4 protein, translated as MKVLLVGDYPPPYGGVSIHVQQLHGYLRGCGVEAKVLDIGKGGRPAPDVLPTRSPAHFALRLAGFISSGWTVHVHTSGNNPKSWVLAGMVGGLPGSRSARVITLHSGLLPDYLAESGARRNFARVALAGYARVVAVSTAVKDAVVACGVPEAKVVVQPAFISSQVRPGPVPPVVDAARARRKPLLAMAHHPSPVYGRKQAFRALKLLAETHPDVGLALFGPGTDSEDFIRDARELGVAGRLEVLGELEHPAALGLMARCDAFLRPTTHDGDSISVREALALGVPCVASDVCTRPQGTRVFSAGDEQSLARVVLEAVAAGPAFHPTVDVGPALLALYTELAGAVPGPAIPFKQSRDEAFDTGETRHAAQ; from the coding sequence ATGAAAGTGCTCCTCGTCGGGGACTACCCGCCTCCGTACGGCGGTGTGTCCATCCACGTGCAACAGCTACACGGTTACCTGCGCGGCTGTGGGGTCGAAGCGAAGGTGCTGGACATCGGGAAGGGCGGCCGGCCGGCTCCGGACGTTCTCCCGACGCGAAGCCCCGCTCACTTCGCCCTGCGGCTGGCGGGGTTCATCTCCTCGGGGTGGACGGTGCACGTCCACACGAGCGGCAACAACCCGAAGTCCTGGGTGCTGGCGGGCATGGTGGGTGGGCTGCCCGGGTCCCGGTCGGCCCGTGTCATCACCCTGCACTCGGGACTGCTGCCGGACTACCTGGCGGAGTCCGGGGCCCGGCGCAACTTCGCTCGCGTGGCGCTGGCCGGCTACGCGCGCGTGGTGGCGGTGTCCACCGCGGTGAAGGACGCCGTCGTCGCCTGCGGAGTGCCGGAGGCGAAGGTCGTCGTCCAGCCGGCCTTCATCTCCTCGCAGGTGCGGCCGGGGCCGGTGCCACCCGTGGTGGACGCGGCACGCGCCCGGCGCAAGCCGCTGCTGGCCATGGCGCACCACCCTTCGCCCGTGTACGGGCGGAAGCAGGCGTTCCGCGCGCTGAAGCTGCTCGCGGAGACGCACCCCGACGTGGGGCTCGCCCTCTTCGGGCCGGGGACGGACTCCGAGGACTTCATCCGCGACGCCCGCGAGCTGGGCGTCGCGGGCCGCCTGGAAGTCCTGGGCGAGCTGGAGCATCCAGCGGCGCTCGGGTTGATGGCCCGCTGCGACGCCTTCCTCCGGCCCACCACGCATGACGGGGACTCCATCTCCGTCCGCGAGGCGCTGGCCCTGGGCGTGCCGTGCGTGGCCAGTGATGTCTGCACCCGGCCCCAGGGGACGCGGGTGTTCTCCGCGGGTGACGAGCAGTCCCTGGCGCGCGTCGTGCTCGAGGCCGTGGCGGCGGGGCCGGCCTTCCACCCGACGGTGGACGTCGGGCCGGCGCTGCTCGCGCTCTACACCGAGCTGGCCGGGGCAGTCCCGGGCCCGGCGATTCCTTTCAAGCAGTCACGTGACGAAGCCTTCGATACAGGAGAGACGAGACATGCGGCGCAGTGA
- a CDS encoding serine O-acetyltransferase, which yields MGVDAMTLYRLAHGLKKRGIPLLPAVLRKAIYYLHSSYIPEDAEIGEGTQLGYGGIGVVIHKAAKVGKNCLISQQVTIGGRSGLEGAPVLGDYVRIGAGAKILGNIRIGDFAVIGANAVVLKDVAPGTVVAGVPAKVIRQDPDPLTTYQREMGLLPPRAPLSAVPPPASMRQ from the coding sequence ATGGGTGTCGACGCGATGACGTTGTACCGGCTCGCACACGGACTGAAGAAGCGGGGCATTCCCCTGCTTCCGGCCGTGCTTCGCAAGGCCATCTACTATCTGCACAGCTCGTACATCCCCGAGGACGCTGAGATCGGGGAAGGGACGCAGCTCGGCTACGGCGGTATCGGCGTGGTCATCCACAAGGCGGCGAAGGTGGGCAAGAACTGCCTCATCTCGCAGCAGGTGACCATCGGCGGGCGCTCGGGGCTGGAGGGTGCGCCGGTGCTGGGCGACTACGTGCGCATCGGCGCGGGCGCCAAGATTCTCGGCAACATCCGCATCGGTGACTTCGCGGTGATTGGCGCCAACGCCGTCGTGCTGAAGGACGTGGCACCGGGCACGGTGGTGGCTGGCGTCCCGGCGAAGGTGATCCGCCAGGACCCGGATCCACTCACCACGTACCAGCGGGAGATGGGGCTGCTGCCCCCACGCGCTCCGCTGTCGGCGGTGCCACCCCCCGCTTCCATGCGGCAGTAG
- the exoM gene encoding spore coat polysaccharide flippase ExoM: protein MSGSPTPAAPQGSFLGRAGPLVLARLFTAGLTLSIPLVLARVLHLDEYGTYYQLFLIATTLYYVLPFGVVQSLYYFLPRAEAKRPYLGQTLLFMTAAGLVGGAGVWALLGYVAGWFSNPALTEYRLPLAAYTAFLLGSFPLEVSLTAQGRTKASAGVYLVSDAVRAAVMVVPPLLGASLYWMMVTVAGFAALRYVATWFVSLSGVTGPLVDRKLFREQLAYAAPFGAAMLLAIPQQNAHLYMVAGAVAPALYALYRVGCFQLPVVDLLYTPTSEVLMVRLGELEREGRLEEGVEAFREAAGKLSYVFLPFAAFLFAAAPEFIGAMFGEKFLPAVPVFRVSVLGVVLSILPMDGTLRARGQTRAIFASYAVKAAVTVPMVWLGVKHLGLMGGIGSWAVAEVVGKAMLLTRVPAALSTPRLKLGVKDVIPWRELGKAGLAAFAAAVGVFLLRAAAEGAFSHLPEGFFWRVLPLASAGLLFVTGYLAALYATGVRPLHLLAGLRPRRAGLSVGK from the coding sequence GTGAGCGGCAGTCCCACGCCGGCCGCGCCCCAGGGTTCGTTCCTCGGGCGTGCCGGCCCCCTGGTGTTGGCCCGGCTGTTCACCGCCGGGCTGACGCTGTCCATTCCCCTCGTCCTCGCCCGGGTGCTGCACCTGGACGAGTACGGCACCTACTACCAGCTGTTCCTCATCGCCACGACGCTCTACTACGTGCTGCCGTTCGGCGTGGTGCAGAGCCTCTACTACTTCCTGCCCCGCGCGGAGGCGAAGCGGCCGTACCTGGGGCAGACGCTGCTGTTCATGACGGCCGCGGGCCTCGTGGGCGGGGCGGGCGTGTGGGCGCTGCTGGGGTACGTGGCCGGGTGGTTCTCCAACCCGGCGCTGACGGAGTACCGGCTGCCGCTGGCGGCCTACACCGCCTTCCTGCTGGGCAGCTTCCCGCTGGAGGTGTCCCTCACGGCGCAGGGGCGCACCAAGGCGTCCGCGGGCGTCTACCTGGTGTCGGACGCGGTGCGCGCGGCCGTCATGGTGGTGCCGCCGCTGCTGGGCGCGTCCCTGTATTGGATGATGGTGACGGTGGCGGGCTTCGCGGCGCTCCGCTACGTGGCCACCTGGTTCGTGTCGCTGAGTGGCGTCACCGGGCCGCTGGTGGACCGGAAGCTCTTCCGCGAGCAATTGGCGTATGCGGCGCCCTTTGGCGCGGCGATGCTGCTGGCGATTCCGCAGCAGAACGCGCACCTCTATATGGTGGCGGGCGCGGTGGCGCCGGCGCTGTACGCGCTCTACCGCGTCGGCTGCTTCCAGCTCCCGGTGGTGGACCTGCTCTACACGCCCACCAGCGAGGTGCTGATGGTGCGGCTGGGCGAGCTGGAGCGGGAAGGGCGCCTGGAGGAGGGCGTGGAGGCCTTCCGCGAGGCGGCGGGGAAGCTGTCCTACGTCTTCCTGCCCTTCGCGGCGTTCCTCTTCGCGGCGGCGCCGGAGTTCATCGGGGCGATGTTCGGCGAGAAGTTCCTGCCCGCGGTGCCGGTGTTCCGGGTGAGCGTGCTGGGCGTGGTGCTGTCCATCCTTCCCATGGATGGCACGCTGCGCGCCCGGGGCCAGACGCGCGCCATCTTCGCGTCCTACGCGGTGAAGGCGGCGGTGACGGTGCCCATGGTGTGGCTGGGCGTGAAGCACCTGGGCCTCATGGGCGGCATCGGCTCGTGGGCGGTGGCCGAGGTGGTGGGCAAGGCGATGCTGCTGACGCGGGTGCCGGCGGCGCTGTCCACGCCCCGGCTCAAGCTGGGGGTGAAGGACGTCATCCCCTGGCGGGAGCTGGGAAAGGCCGGGCTGGCAGCGTTCGCAGCGGCGGTGGGCGTCTTCCTGCTCAGGGCCGCGGCGGAAGGGGCCTTCAGCCACCTGCCGGAGGGCTTCTTCTGGCGCGTGCTGCCGCTGGCCTCGGCCGGCCTGCTGTTCGTCACCGGCTACCTGGCGGCGCTGTATGCGACGGGCGTGCGGCCCCTCCACCTCCTCGCGGGGCTGCGCCCACGCCGGGCCGGGTTGAGCGTCGGGAAATAG